A DNA window from Streptomyces sp. CA-278952 contains the following coding sequences:
- the whiA gene encoding DNA-binding protein WhiA — MAMTPAVKNEISHLPVTRTCCRKAEVSAILRFAGGLHLVSGRIVIEAELDTGNAARRLKRDILEIFGHSSELIVMAPGGLRRGSRFVVRVVAGGDQLARQTGLVDGRGRPIRGLPPQVVSGATCDAEAAWRGAFLAHGSLTEPGRSSSLEVTCPGPEAALALVGAARRLSIAAKAREVRGVDRVVVRDGDAIGALLTRLGAHDAVLAWEERRMRREVRATANRLANFDDANLRRSARAAVAAGARVGRALEILGEEVPEHLAAAGRLRMEHKQASLEELGALADPPLTKDAVAGRIRRLLAMADKRAQDLGIPGTESTLSEELADGLVG; from the coding sequence ATGGCGATGACGCCAGCGGTGAAGAACGAAATCTCTCATCTTCCCGTCACCCGGACCTGCTGCAGGAAAGCAGAGGTCTCGGCGATTCTTCGGTTCGCGGGCGGCCTGCACCTGGTGAGCGGGCGGATTGTGATCGAGGCGGAGCTGGACACCGGCAACGCCGCCCGCCGCCTCAAGCGCGACATCCTGGAGATCTTCGGGCACAGCTCGGAGCTGATCGTGATGGCCCCCGGCGGACTGCGCCGCGGCTCGCGCTTCGTCGTACGGGTGGTGGCGGGCGGTGACCAGCTGGCCCGCCAGACCGGTTTGGTGGACGGCCGCGGCCGTCCGATCCGCGGGCTGCCCCCGCAGGTGGTCTCGGGGGCCACCTGCGACGCCGAGGCGGCCTGGCGCGGCGCCTTCCTCGCCCACGGCTCGCTCACCGAGCCCGGCCGCTCCTCCTCGCTGGAGGTCACCTGCCCGGGACCGGAGGCGGCCCTCGCCCTGGTCGGGGCGGCGCGCCGGCTCTCCATCGCGGCCAAGGCCCGCGAGGTGCGCGGCGTGGACCGCGTGGTCGTCCGCGACGGCGACGCGATCGGCGCCCTGCTGACCCGGCTCGGCGCCCACGACGCGGTGCTCGCCTGGGAGGAGCGCCGGATGCGGCGCGAGGTCCGCGCCACGGCCAACCGGCTCGCCAACTTCGACGACGCGAACCTGCGCCGCTCGGCCCGCGCCGCGGTCGCCGCCGGGGCCCGGGTGGGGCGTGCGCTGGAGATCCTCGGCGAGGAGGTCCCCGAGCACCTGGCCGCCGCGGGACGGCTCCGCATGGAGCACAAGCAGGCCTCCCTGGAGGAGCTCGGCGCGCTCGCCGACCCGCCGCTGACCAAGGACGCGGTCGCCGGCCGGATCCGCCGGCTGCTGGCGATGGCCGACAAGCGGGCCCAGGATCTTGGCATCCCGGGGACCGAGTCGACCCTCAGCGAGGAGCTCGCCGACGGCCTGGTCGGCTGA